One Candidatus Methanoperedens sp. genomic region harbors:
- a CDS encoding terpene cyclase/mutase family protein — MDMIDLLWIYKNYTLKDFYKIAASCTVYRIEILRRMFIPKRETKKELNYEGIEITIERGRKWLEDHQRADGSIGEIEPRQWEIWNTANAALALIQIGGDDDCIENAINFVMGGQLNNGSFSFNYVPKNLTESLYFNCIETASVALLAAYIKRKKVSENIKRGADFLIKIQNGDGSWELPYIPTNAKYPSVTGFALKTLLYLKVCPEKTFKKALLFIESAQLRNGSWGRAPEYYNTESYAIKNISDALILAKNEERLMGEEKERIDLMLQRCIPYVVKRQNSDGSWSARGPSSKCISTALYLQTLLNLSDKNDEKNILLIKDAVSFLMEKQEKEGFWKGGNLGRYSADFFATSEVLIALDKVLNKSRNVNFTEKRSIDSCRSG; from the coding sequence ATGGATATGATTGATCTCTTATGGATTTATAAAAATTATACACTGAAAGATTTTTACAAAATTGCCGCTTCTTGTACAGTATATCGTATTGAGATACTCCGAAGGATGTTTATTCCCAAAAGAGAGACAAAAAAAGAGTTGAATTATGAAGGTATCGAAATCACCATTGAAAGAGGAAGGAAATGGTTAGAAGACCACCAGAGAGCAGACGGCTCGATTGGGGAGATAGAGCCAAGGCAATGGGAGATATGGAATACTGCAAACGCTGCTTTAGCGCTCATACAAATTGGTGGAGATGATGACTGCATTGAGAATGCAATAAATTTCGTTATGGGTGGACAGCTTAATAATGGATCTTTTTCTTTCAATTACGTGCCCAAAAATCTGACAGAAAGCCTGTATTTTAATTGCATTGAGACTGCCAGTGTGGCGTTACTTGCTGCTTATATTAAGAGAAAAAAAGTATCAGAAAATATAAAAAGAGGCGCAGATTTCCTGATAAAAATTCAGAATGGAGATGGCTCATGGGAACTCCCATATATACCAACCAATGCGAAATATCCATCCGTAACCGGATTTGCACTAAAAACACTCCTTTATCTAAAGGTTTGTCCAGAAAAAACTTTTAAAAAGGCACTTTTATTCATTGAATCCGCTCAACTGAGGAATGGTAGCTGGGGAAGAGCCCCAGAATATTACAACACTGAGAGCTATGCTATAAAAAATATCTCTGATGCGTTAATCCTGGCAAAAAATGAAGAACGGCTGATGGGTGAAGAAAAAGAGAGAATCGATTTGATGCTGCAAAGGTGTATCCCCTATGTAGTAAAACGACAAAATTCAGATGGAAGCTGGTCAGCCAGAGGTCCATCCTCAAAATGTATTTCAACAGCGTTATATTTACAAACATTGTTAAATCTTAGTGATAAAAACGATGAAAAGAATATACTGCTAATAAAAGATGCAGTAAGCTTTCTTATGGAAAAACAAGAAAAAGAAGGTTTCTGGAAAGGCGGCAATCTTGGAAGATACAGCGCCGATTTTTTTGCTACTTCTGAGGTTTTAATTGCATTAGATAAAGTATTAAATAAATCAAGAAATGTAAATTTTACAGAGAAGCGCAGCATTGATTCCTGCCGCTCCGGTTAA